One window of the Archaeoglobus sulfaticallidus PM70-1 genome contains the following:
- a CDS encoding translin family protein → MFTEFEKKMDEIKRYLDLLDTAREELLKLTRDLRRRATSAIAEVHRNSLENAENMLKECFNHLEKIKYYEDDFPEIYYPITRDPIQEFIEAYVFFSIIKNREIAIPEVKVHPSPILTGLADCVGELRRYALEMMREMKVKEANEMINFMEAIYSKLIEFDYPDKIVPLKSKLDMVRLAIERTKSDLLSVMRLINETG, encoded by the coding sequence ATGTTTACCGAGTTTGAGAAAAAGATGGATGAGATTAAGAGATATCTCGACCTGCTTGATACTGCAAGAGAGGAGCTGTTGAAGCTTACTAGAGATTTGAGGAGGAGGGCTACGAGTGCGATAGCAGAGGTACATCGAAATTCTCTGGAGAATGCAGAGAATATGCTCAAAGAGTGCTTCAACCACCTCGAGAAGATAAAGTACTATGAAGATGATTTTCCCGAAATATACTATCCGATAACCAGAGATCCCATTCAGGAGTTCATTGAGGCTTATGTGTTCTTCAGCATCATAAAAAATCGCGAGATTGCAATTCCCGAAGTTAAGGTACATCCGTCTCCGATTCTGACAGGTCTGGCTGACTGCGTTGGAGAGCTCAGGAGATATGCACTGGAGATGATGAGAGAGATGAAGGTCAAGGAGGCAAATGAAATGATAAACTTCATGGAGGCCATATACAGCAAGCTGATAGAGTTTGACTACCCGGACAAGATAGTTCCGCTAAAGTCCAAGCTAGATATGGTCAGGCTGGCAATTGAGCGAACGAAATCAGACCTGCTTTCTGTGATGAGACTGATAAATGAGACTGGATAA
- a CDS encoding FecCD family ABC transporter permease produces the protein MVIALLMLNAVVFVSYLSLGYQNDLLLKVLTGNADKIERSIVIDTRLPRFLTAVLVGASLSASGCAMQALFRNPLAEPYILGVASGASVGAAIATVLGFGTIQNKLILAFVSALLTSYLVYEIGTTSRFRDQTYAILLAGIAIASFFSGLTSLIIYFFAQSMHKVVFWIMGSFSNPQWSEVYFALPITIAGIAYLLINSWNLNALLLGDEHAMAVGVDVNRFRKYLIAVIAVLTSSAVAVSGVIGFVGIIIPHTMRMLVGEEHQKLLPLTILFAMLFMPLIDLVAKTATTGELPVGAITAMLGGPFFVYILWRKV, from the coding sequence ATGGTTATCGCACTGCTGATGCTGAATGCAGTCGTGTTCGTTTCTTATCTCAGCTTGGGTTATCAAAACGATTTGTTGCTGAAGGTTCTCACCGGAAATGCTGATAAGATAGAGCGGAGCATAGTTATAGATACGAGACTACCAAGGTTTTTAACCGCAGTCCTTGTTGGGGCATCGCTATCGGCTTCTGGATGTGCAATGCAGGCACTGTTTCGCAATCCTCTTGCTGAGCCATACATTCTCGGAGTGGCGAGTGGCGCGAGTGTTGGAGCAGCAATAGCAACTGTTCTTGGTTTTGGAACTATCCAGAACAAGCTTATTCTGGCTTTCGTATCGGCCCTTTTAACCTCGTATCTTGTTTACGAGATCGGCACAACCAGCAGATTCAGAGATCAGACCTATGCAATACTCCTCGCAGGGATAGCAATAGCATCGTTCTTTTCCGGGCTGACTTCACTGATAATCTATTTTTTCGCTCAGAGCATGCACAAGGTTGTTTTCTGGATAATGGGTAGCTTCTCAAACCCGCAGTGGAGCGAGGTTTACTTCGCTTTGCCCATAACCATAGCAGGAATAGCATATCTGCTTATTAACTCTTGGAACCTCAACGCCCTGCTGCTGGGTGATGAGCATGCGATGGCTGTTGGAGTAGATGTTAATAGATTCAGGAAGTATCTGATTGCTGTGATAGCTGTATTAACTTCATCTGCTGTGGCTGTCAGCGGGGTTATCGGTTTTGTCGGGATTATTATCCCGCATACGATGAGAATGCTTGTTGGAGAGGAGCATCAGAAGCTCCTGCCTCTAACAATCCTCTTTGCCATGCTATTTATGCCCCTTATTGATCTGGTTGCCAAAACTGCGACAACCGGGGAGCTGCCTGTTGGGGCGATAACAGCAATGCTTGGAGGACCCTTCTTCGTTTACATACTGTGGAGGAAGGTCTGA
- a CDS encoding 2-amino-3,7-dideoxy-D-threo-hept-6-ulosonate synthase, which translates to MIGKKIRFERLINRDSRKMLIVPLDHGLSVGPIEGLENMPETINKVVEGGANAVIVHKGIVPFGHRGYGKDVGLIVHLSGSTSLSPDPNDKKIVCSVEEALKLGADAVSIHVNIGSNTEPKQLEELGSISKSCMEWGMPLLAMMYPRGNGIDPFSEKSVKIATRAGAELGADIIKTNYTGDPDSFRRVVKGCPVPVVIAGGPRIERTIDFLKMVEDAMHAGAKGVAIGRNIFQADNPTKMTKAIAMIIHENSSAESAYEFLTSE; encoded by the coding sequence ATGATTGGTAAAAAGATAAGATTTGAGAGGTTAATAAATAGGGATTCAAGAAAGATGCTCATAGTGCCACTGGATCACGGCTTATCGGTTGGGCCTATAGAGGGGCTTGAAAATATGCCAGAGACGATAAACAAGGTTGTAGAAGGAGGGGCGAATGCAGTAATAGTCCACAAGGGGATAGTCCCATTTGGACACAGGGGATACGGAAAGGATGTTGGATTGATAGTCCATCTGAGCGGCTCTACATCTCTCTCACCAGATCCAAACGATAAGAAGATTGTCTGCAGTGTTGAAGAGGCTTTGAAGCTGGGTGCAGATGCTGTAAGCATTCATGTGAACATAGGCAGCAACACGGAGCCTAAACAGCTTGAGGAACTCGGTAGCATAAGCAAAAGCTGCATGGAATGGGGTATGCCGTTGCTCGCGATGATGTATCCCAGGGGCAATGGAATAGATCCATTCAGCGAAAAATCCGTTAAAATAGCAACGAGGGCTGGAGCCGAGCTTGGGGCAGATATAATCAAAACAAACTACACTGGTGATCCGGACTCTTTCAGAAGGGTTGTTAAAGGCTGCCCGGTGCCGGTGGTTATAGCCGGAGGACCAAGAATAGAGAGGACAATAGACTTCCTCAAAATGGTCGAGGATGCGATGCACGCTGGAGCCAAGGGTGTGGCGATAGGAAGGAACATATTCCAGGCAGATAATCCAACGAAGATGACGAAGGCGATAGCGATGATCATACATGAGAACTCAAGTGCCGAATCCGCTTACGAGTTTCTGACTTCTGAATGA
- a CDS encoding ABC transporter ATP-binding protein, giving the protein MRLKVKGVSVRLGSSEVLRDMTFEVSDHDFVALLGPNGSGKSTLLRTIFGILRPVRGVVLLDGRKIKTIDSASKRMGFLPQETPETGLSVLDIVLLGRTPYLSGIKRASSVDINIALNALKEVGMEDFAQRSFLELSGGEKQKVMLARVFAQQPQIMLLDEPTAHLDISAQIEIMEIVREKVKEGCSALLAIHDINLAASFASRILMVKKGKIIYAGTAEEVITENTIREVFGADVSVKRHGKSVYVVPRKKVRFGNRRVHVICGGGSGKDLLHILSEAGYRISAGVINALDSDWELITEIGGESIDEAPFTPISEESHEQNLKMIENVDAVVLSNLSFGWGNFKNLLASEYAAKLGKLIVVNRTPFKSRNFTDSKAEEIYSRILEKAVVVNSEEEVLDALRKLLG; this is encoded by the coding sequence ATGAGGCTGAAGGTTAAGGGTGTGAGTGTAAGGCTTGGAAGCAGCGAAGTCCTCAGGGATATGACATTCGAGGTTAGTGATCACGATTTTGTGGCCCTCCTCGGACCGAATGGGAGCGGAAAGTCAACACTGCTCAGAACGATCTTCGGCATCCTCAGGCCAGTGAGGGGTGTTGTTCTGCTCGATGGAAGGAAGATAAAAACGATAGATTCGGCATCGAAAAGGATGGGCTTCCTTCCTCAGGAAACTCCCGAAACGGGTTTGAGTGTTCTTGATATAGTTCTACTCGGCAGAACTCCCTATCTAAGTGGGATAAAGAGGGCAAGCAGTGTGGACATAAACATTGCCTTAAACGCTCTGAAAGAGGTTGGAATGGAGGATTTTGCTCAGAGGAGTTTCTTAGAGCTCAGTGGTGGGGAGAAACAGAAGGTTATGCTCGCCAGAGTTTTTGCACAGCAACCTCAGATCATGCTCCTCGATGAGCCGACAGCACATCTGGATATCTCGGCCCAGATTGAGATCATGGAGATCGTCAGGGAAAAAGTTAAAGAGGGTTGTTCCGCGCTGCTGGCTATCCATGACATCAATCTTGCGGCCTCATTTGCAAGTAGAATTCTCATGGTTAAGAAGGGGAAGATCATTTATGCGGGAACGGCTGAGGAGGTTATAACCGAGAATACAATCAGAGAGGTTTTCGGGGCAGATGTCAGTGTGAAGCGGCATGGTAAGAGCGTTTATGTTGTGCCAAGAAAGAAGGTAAGATTTGGTAACAGAAGGGTGCATGTAATCTGCGGGGGAGGAAGCGGGAAGGATTTGCTTCACATTTTGAGTGAAGCTGGCTACAGAATTTCTGCCGGAGTAATCAATGCACTGGATTCTGACTGGGAACTAATAACTGAGATCGGTGGAGAGTCCATCGATGAAGCCCCATTTACCCCAATCAGCGAGGAATCTCATGAACAGAATCTGAAAATGATTGAGAATGTCGATGCAGTTGTTCTCTCAAATCTTAGCTTTGGTTGGGGGAACTTTAAGAACTTGCTGGCGTCCGAGTATGCTGCGAAACTGGGTAAGCTGATAGTTGTTAACAGAACTCCCTTCAAAAGCAGGAATTTTACTGATTCTAAGGCTGAAGAAATTTACTCTCGTATTCTGGAAAAAGCTGTGGTTGTGAACAGCGAGGAGGAAGTTCTCGATGCCTTACGAAAATTACTGGGTTGA
- a CDS encoding adenylosuccinate synthetase has protein sequence MAQTVIVVGGQWGDEGKGKIVDFLAEKADLVIRYAGGNNAGHTVVVDEKKYKFHLIPSGIIHGKLNVIGNGTVIDPDVLISEIEQLEKMGIQVDESKLVVSSSAHTILQKHKDEDNPEKNPLSKKIGTTGRGIGPCYRDKIARKGIRLGEYVEKENIERLKPLIKDTCYIINEAIDSGKKVLFEGAQGTLLDIDHGTYPFVTSSNPTAGGALTGTGVGPTKIDSVIGVFKAYTTRVGGGPFPTELGTEEETNREGRWEDIVKDYDVILKEALEKANEGDEYYQGKYMRLMGKEYGTTTGRPRRTGWFDGVAGRYAVMINGMTSMAITKLDVLTGLKRIKICVAYEIDGKTTDRFILNTDRLYDVKPVYEELPGWDEDISEARSFDELPENAKNYLKRLEEICGAKISLISVGPRRDQTIVVDDRDLF, from the coding sequence ATGGCACAGACTGTTATAGTTGTTGGGGGGCAGTGGGGAGACGAAGGGAAGGGCAAAATAGTGGATTTTCTCGCTGAGAAGGCTGATCTCGTCATAAGATATGCTGGAGGGAATAACGCCGGACATACGGTGGTTGTTGACGAGAAAAAGTACAAATTCCATCTTATCCCGTCGGGCATAATTCATGGAAAGCTGAATGTGATTGGAAATGGCACAGTCATCGATCCGGATGTGCTTATCAGCGAAATCGAGCAGCTTGAGAAGATGGGGATACAGGTTGATGAAAGCAAGCTGGTGGTATCTTCTTCAGCCCATACGATACTCCAGAAGCACAAAGATGAGGATAATCCTGAGAAGAATCCACTATCCAAGAAAATAGGAACCACAGGCAGAGGAATCGGACCCTGCTACAGGGACAAAATCGCCAGAAAGGGAATTAGACTGGGAGAGTATGTGGAGAAAGAGAACATCGAGAGACTCAAACCGCTGATAAAGGATACCTGTTACATTATAAATGAGGCGATAGATAGCGGTAAGAAGGTTCTTTTCGAGGGGGCACAAGGAACCCTGCTCGATATAGATCACGGTACATACCCGTTTGTTACTTCCTCTAACCCAACTGCTGGAGGAGCCCTTACCGGTACAGGAGTTGGACCGACAAAGATAGACTCTGTGATCGGTGTGTTCAAGGCATATACTACGAGGGTTGGGGGAGGTCCTTTTCCAACGGAGCTTGGAACTGAGGAGGAAACAAACAGGGAGGGTAGATGGGAGGATATTGTGAAAGACTATGATGTAATACTCAAGGAAGCCCTTGAGAAGGCCAATGAGGGCGATGAGTACTATCAGGGCAAGTACATGCGTTTGATGGGCAAAGAATACGGAACCACAACCGGAAGGCCAAGAAGAACCGGGTGGTTCGATGGCGTAGCAGGAAGATATGCTGTGATGATAAATGGTATGACTTCAATGGCGATAACGAAGCTCGATGTTCTCACCGGGCTGAAAAGGATAAAGATCTGCGTGGCTTACGAGATAGATGGAAAAACAACCGATCGTTTCATTCTGAACACAGACAGGCTATATGATGTTAAGCCGGTGTATGAGGAGCTCCCCGGATGGGATGAAGATATAAGTGAAGCAAGGTCATTTGATGAGCTTCCAGAGAACGCGAAGAACTATCTGAAGAGGCTTGAGGAGATCTGCGGAGCTAAGATATCTCTGATCTCTGTAGGACCGAGGAGAGACCAGACTATCGTGGTTGATGACAGGGATCTGTTTTAA
- the twy1 gene encoding 4-demethylwyosine synthase TYW1, with the protein MMVKTLSELKGYNIVGKHSAVKTCLWLKKSLKDEGVCYKEKFYGIKSHRCLQISPALRCNLSCIHCWRPLSLMPEIDGWDDPQFIVEESIKAQQRLLSGFWGTKGVNTKKLEEAYKPNQVAISLIGEPTLYPFIAELVDEFNSREMTTFVVTNGTNPNAVDRLEPYQLYISLTAYSESSHKTLNKPHGNLWDKINRSLEIMSEKDCRTVLRLTLIKGINMNVERFAGLINKANPDFIEAKAYMHLGHSRYRLERSAMPEHDEIRDFAEKLEKLADYRIVDESEISRVVLLERK; encoded by the coding sequence ATGATGGTTAAAACTCTCAGCGAGCTGAAAGGCTACAACATCGTAGGAAAGCATTCCGCAGTCAAAACATGCCTCTGGTTGAAGAAGTCATTAAAAGACGAGGGAGTATGCTATAAGGAGAAGTTCTATGGTATAAAAAGCCATAGATGCCTGCAGATATCCCCAGCGCTCAGGTGCAATCTGAGCTGCATACACTGCTGGAGACCGCTGAGCCTGATGCCTGAGATAGATGGCTGGGATGATCCTCAGTTCATTGTCGAGGAGAGCATTAAGGCTCAGCAAAGACTGCTCAGCGGATTCTGGGGTACTAAGGGTGTGAACACAAAAAAGCTCGAAGAGGCTTACAAGCCAAATCAGGTTGCGATAAGCCTGATCGGGGAGCCAACCCTCTATCCATTCATAGCTGAACTGGTTGATGAGTTCAACAGCAGAGAGATGACAACCTTTGTTGTAACAAACGGCACCAACCCGAATGCTGTAGATAGATTGGAGCCGTACCAGCTTTACATCAGCCTGACAGCATACAGCGAATCATCCCATAAAACCCTCAACAAACCACACGGGAATTTGTGGGATAAAATCAACAGATCACTTGAAATAATGTCTGAGAAGGACTGCAGGACCGTTCTAAGACTGACGCTGATTAAAGGCATAAACATGAACGTTGAGAGGTTTGCTGGGCTTATCAACAAAGCAAATCCGGATTTTATAGAGGCAAAGGCCTACATGCATTTGGGTCACTCAAGGTACAGGCTTGAAAGATCTGCCATGCCTGAGCATGATGAGATTAGAGATTTTGCGGAAAAGCTGGAAAAGTTGGCCGACTACAGAATTGTGGATGAGTCCGAGATTAGTAGGGTTGTACTGCTCGAAAGGAAGTGA
- a CDS encoding tyrosine-type recombinase/integrase → MDYMEKFHKGKARLEKQILLLHNLEPENRDILFKFKDYLVSESISPLRILRYVQIMRMTSEWVDKPLTEWGRDEIIKVLGEIETRNYKVGTKNEFRKAMKKFFRWLHGENWENLKLLKKLKEKNRLPVILSEEEVFRMVEVAEHPRDKAMIAVWYEAGLRVAELATLQIKDIVWYEQKDELRAKIKVRGKTGERVIPLVLSVQYLKRWIDMHPFRDDLNAIVFCSFAKQNYGGVIDYQPLLRKVKEIAKKAGIRKRVYTHILRHSRASVLANYLTEAQMCEYFGWEQGSDMPKIYVHLSGRDIDKAVLRIYGLENEEKEDDKLEPKRCPRCNYLNAPTDRFCGRCALILDEEERLRFELNELKAVDELTKLVANNPELVMKAKEMLELVERLNDYQVVKAFLEQF, encoded by the coding sequence ATGGACTATATGGAGAAATTTCACAAAGGGAAGGCAAGACTCGAGAAACAAATCCTACTTTTACATAATTTGGAACCTGAGAATAGGGACATCCTGTTCAAGTTCAAGGATTATCTGGTTTCCGAGTCAATCTCTCCCTTGCGGATCTTGAGGTATGTTCAGATTATGCGGATGACCTCAGAATGGGTCGATAAGCCACTTACTGAATGGGGTAGGGATGAGATCATCAAAGTGCTTGGTGAAATTGAAACAAGAAATTACAAAGTTGGAACCAAAAATGAGTTTAGAAAAGCCATGAAGAAGTTTTTCAGATGGTTGCATGGTGAGAACTGGGAAAATTTGAAGCTTTTGAAAAAATTGAAGGAAAAGAATAGGTTACCTGTGATTTTAAGCGAAGAAGAAGTATTCAGGATGGTTGAGGTTGCGGAGCATCCTCGAGATAAGGCAATGATTGCGGTGTGGTATGAGGCAGGTTTGAGAGTTGCTGAATTGGCAACTTTGCAGATTAAAGACATTGTATGGTATGAGCAAAAGGATGAGTTAAGAGCCAAGATTAAGGTTAGGGGAAAGACAGGTGAACGAGTTATTCCACTTGTTCTTTCGGTTCAGTATCTCAAAAGATGGATTGACATGCATCCTTTTAGGGATGATTTGAATGCTATAGTGTTTTGCAGTTTTGCGAAGCAGAATTATGGAGGGGTTATTGATTACCAACCTTTATTGAGAAAAGTTAAAGAAATAGCCAAAAAGGCAGGTATTAGAAAAAGAGTTTATACCCACATATTGAGACATTCAAGGGCTTCTGTTCTTGCTAATTATTTAACTGAGGCTCAGATGTGTGAATATTTTGGTTGGGAACAGGGTTCCGATATGCCTAAAATATATGTTCATTTGTCTGGAAGGGATATTGATAAGGCTGTGCTTCGAATATACGGGCTAGAAAATGAGGAAAAAGAGGACGATAAGCTGGAACCTAAAAGATGTCCTCGTTGTAATTACCTTAATGCACCGACAGACAGATTTTGTGGAAGATGTGCTTTGATATTGGATGAAGAAGAGCGATTAAGGTTTGAATTGAATGAATTGAAAGCAGTGGATGAGTTAACCAAGTTAGTTGCTAATAATCCCGAGCTTGTAATGAAAGCTAAGGAGATGTTGGAATTAGTTGAAAGACTGAATGATTATCAAGTTGTCAAGGCTTTTTTGGAGCAGTTTTGA